A region from the Kryptolebias marmoratus isolate JLee-2015 linkage group LG9, ASM164957v2, whole genome shotgun sequence genome encodes:
- the csf1ra gene encoding macrophage colony-stimulating factor 1 receptor, producing MQCYIPLLLGIVASAASVKWRHPVIILNSESVGGSEVVVRPGSPLILRCEGDRPVYWHPRLKKHKRHVSKGIGNVRTLKVDHPTAEFTGTYMCSYTAESKGSNLTSSVHVYVKDPQRVFWTSSTSLRVVRKEGEEYMLPCLLTDPSATELGLRMDNGTSIPPGMNFTVDRHRGILIHSLHPSFNADYVCTAKVNGVEKTSKAFSINIIQKLRFPPYVFLEMDEYVRIVGEELKIRCKTHNPNFNYNVTWKYTTKSTPTIEELVRSNGENRLDIQSILTIAAVDLADTGNISCIGTNEAGANSTTTYLLVVDKPYIRLLPQLSPEVTHRGLSIEVNEGEDLELNVLIEAYPHIIEHSWHTPTSSSTSTQDHKFIRYNNRYHASLQLKRLNIQEQGQYTFYARSVLANASISFQVQMYQRPVAVVRWENVTTLTCTSFGYPAPRIIWYQCLGIRPTCNENTSGLQLAIPLQASTVEVQREENGAVEVESILTVGVSNQRMTVECVAFNLAGVSRDTFAMEVSDKLFTTVLSGSAGILAILLVLLVFLLYKYKQKPRYEIRWKIIEARDGNNYTFIDPTQLPYNEKWEFPRDKLKLGKILGAGAFGKVVEATAYGLGKEDNVMRVAVKMLKASAHSDEREALMSELKILSHLGHHKNIVNLLGACTYGGPVLVITEYCSFGDLLNFLRQKAETFVNSVMNFPDVEGNSNDYKNVCNQRQFIRSDSGISSTASSSYLEMRLSQPPNTEPESECEGTGDWPLDIDDLLRFSLQVAQGLDFLAAKNCIHRDVAARNVLLTSRREAKICDFGLARDIMNDSNYVVKGNARLPVKWMAPESIFDCVYTVQSDVWSYGILLWEIFSLGQSPYPSMAVDSRFYKMVKCGYQMSQPDFAPLEMYAIMKMCWTLEPTKRPTFSKISQMIERLLGDQLEQEQVIYQNMKQEVSEGDEDDKAKCPCDQSCDHEEEQQPLMKTNNNYQFC from the exons ATGCAGTGCTACATCCCGCTGTTGCTGGGGATCGTGGCCTCTGCTGCTTCAG tcaAATGGAGGCATCCGGTGATTATATTAAATTCTGAGTCGGTGGGGGGCTCTGAGGTGGTGGTCAGGCCCGGGAGCCCCCTGATACTGAGGTGTGAGGGCGACAGGCCTGTGTACTGGCACCCCagactaaaaaaacacaagcgaCACGTATCTAAGGGAATCGGGAATGTCCGCACTTTAAAGGTGGACCATCCCACGGCAGAATTCACAGGAACGTATATGTGCTCTTACACGGCTGAATCCAAGGGCAGTAACCTGACCTCCTCAGTACACGTGTATGTGAAAG ATCCGCAACGTGTGTTCTGGACCAGCAGCACTTCCCTGCGAGTGGTGAGGAAGGAGGGTGAGGAGTACATGCTGCCCTGCCTCTTGACGGACCCATCAGCCACAGAGCTGGGGCTCCGCATGGACAACGGCACCTCCATCCCGCCTGGAATGAACTTCACGGTGGACAGGCATCGAGGCATTCTCATCCACAGCCTCCACCCCAGCTTCAACGCCGACTACGTCTGCACAGCCAAGGTCAACGGGGTAGAAAAGACCTCTAAGGCTTTTTCCATCAACATCATTCAAA AGCTCCGTTTCCCTCCGTATGTCTTCTTGGAGATGGATGAGTATGTGCGCATCGTTGGGGAGGAACTCAAGATCCGCTGCAAAACACACAATCCCAACTTCAACTACAATGTCACGTGGAAGTACACCACTAAGTCG ACACCAACGATAGAGGAGTTGGTTCGCTCCAATGGGGAGAATCGCCTGGATATACAGAGCATACTGACCATTGCTGCTGTGGACCTGGCAGACACAGGAAACATCTCCTGCATTGGTACCAACGAAGCCGGGGCGAACAGTACAACTACGTATCTGCTGGTTGTGG ACAAGCCCTACATCAGGTTGTTGCCCCAGCTCTCACCAGAAGTGACCCACCGAGGTCTTTCAATAGAGGTGAACGAGGGTGAAGATCTGGAGCTGAACGTGCTCATCGAAGCCTACCCTCACATCATTGAGCACAGCTGGCACACCCCGACATCTTCCAGCACATCCACTCAGGATCACAAGTTCATCAGATACAACAACAG aTACCATGCCAGCCTGCAGCTGAAGAGACTGAACATACAGGAGCAGGGCCAGTACACTTTCTATGCCAGGAGTGTTTTGGCCAATGCATCCATCTCATTTCAAGTCCAAATGTATC AGAGACCCGTTGCTGTTGTGAGATGGGAAAATGTAACCACGCTGACGTGCACCTCATTTGGCTATCCGGCTCCGAGAATCATCTGGTACCAGTGTCTCGGAATACGACCAAC GTGCAATGAAAACACCTCAGGGCTGCAGTTGGCCATCCCCCTCCAAGCTTCCACGGTGGAGGTCCAGAGGGAGGAGAACGGAGCTGTGGAGGTGGAGAGCATCCTCACTGTGGGAGTGTCCAACCAGAGGATGACCGTGGAATGTGTGGCTTTCAATCTTGCTGGCGTCAGCAGAGATACGTTTGCCATGGAGGTTTCTG ACAAGCTCTTTACTACCGTCCTGAGCGGATCTGCAGGAATTCTGGCAATCCTCCTGGTGCTGCTGGTTTTTCTGTTGTACAAATATAAGCAG AAACCCAGGTACGAAATCCGCTGGAAGATCATTGAGGCAAGAGATGGCAACAACTACACCTTCATCGACCCCACTCAGCTGCCCTACAACGAGAAGTGGGAGTTCCCCAGAGACAAACTCAAACTAG GAAAGATCCTCGGTGCAGGTGCGTTCGGAAAGGTTGTTGAAGCCACAGCTTACGGTTTGGGAAAAGAGGACAATGTGATGCGTGTGGCTGTGAAAATGCTAAAAG ccAGCGCTCATTCCGATGAGAGGGAGGCTCTGATGTCTGAGCTGAAGATCCTGAGCCACCTTGGACaccacaaaaacattgtcaatCTACTCGGGGCCTGCACTTATGGAG GACCCGTGCTTGTGATCACCGAGTACTGCAGCTTTGGCGACCTCCTGAACTTCCTTCGCCAGAAGGCAGAGACGTTTGTAAACTCTGTGATGAATTTTCCAGACGTCGAGGGGAACTCTAACGACTACAAGAACGTCTGCAATCAGAGGCAGTTCATCAGGAG TGACAGTGGGATTTCCAGCACTGCATCAAGCAGTTACCTGGAGATGAGACTCAGCCAGCCGCCAAACACAGAACCAG AATCTGAGTGCGAGGGGACCGGTGACTGGCCGCTGGATATAGACGACCTGCTGAGATTCTCCCTTCAAGTAGCTCAGGGCCTTGACTTTTTGGCTGCCAAAAAT TGTATTCACAGGGATGTTGCTGCCAGGAACGTTCTGCTAACCAGCCGCAGAGAGGCGAAGATCTGTGACTTTGGCTTGGCTAGAGACATCATGAATGACTCCAACTATGTGGTGAAGGGCAAC GCCCGTCTGCCGGTGAAGTGGATGGCTCCGGAGAGCATCTTCGACTGTGTCTACACTGTCCAGAGCGACGTCTGGTCCTACGGCATCCTCTTATGGGAGATTTTCTCTCTAG GCCAGAGCCCTTACCCGAGCATGGCTGTGGACTCGAGGTTCTACAAGATGGTGAAGTGTGGCTATCAGATGTCCCAACCGGACTTTGCTCCACTTGAAAT